One genomic segment of Candidatus Melainabacteria bacterium includes these proteins:
- a CDS encoding 30S ribosomal protein S21: MSEIRIDDGESLESALKRFKKKVQKAGILTEVRRREHYEKPSVKKKRKRIQARRKKRF, translated from the coding sequence TTGTCAGAAATTAGAATAGATGATGGTGAGAGTTTAGAATCTGCTTTAAAAAGATTTAAAAAAAAGGTCCAGAAAGCAGGAATACTAACAGAAGTCCGTCGAAGAGAACATTACGAAAAACCAAGTGTTAAGAAAAAAAGAAAAAGAATACAAGCAAGAAGAAAGAAAAGATTTTAA
- the mgtE gene encoding magnesium transporter, with product MAVKKKLTIPEKVVELIKSKQDKQLKDFLNDQYPQDISEVIKALHDEDKIACFSLLELQLQAKVLAELDSTAQTEFLKNLGAEQFATIVAQMDIDDATDLIIRLPEAEKSSLLRALPDPIQLAHVQELIHYPSESAGGIMSTDFLRLRSDMTIHLALNFIRRQAAEYKATIYYLYVVDNSNKLVGVIGLRDLICAPPGDLVGNHMSTEVITCKVTDDQETVAKAISKYDLIVIPVIDEGDNLKGVVTIDDVVDILKEETTEDIYQGSGISDVFPSDELISGKVTYAVRARLPWLFITLIGEAIAAFVIASFDKTISSVPIAISFMPLLSGLSGNVGGQTATIIVRGLVTGDIELKNTIKHIFHELKIGVLLGSVCALLTGLIAWQQHSLPALGIVVAFALICSMILGVLLGTIFPIFLQFLKKDPATASSPVITTLLDILTFTFYLSVISIVIRHLR from the coding sequence ATGGCTGTTAAGAAAAAACTTACTATACCTGAAAAAGTTGTTGAGCTTATTAAAAGTAAGCAGGATAAACAACTTAAAGATTTTTTAAATGATCAATATCCTCAAGATATTTCTGAAGTAATAAAAGCTTTGCATGATGAAGACAAAATAGCTTGTTTTTCTTTATTAGAATTACAGCTTCAAGCTAAAGTGCTTGCAGAGTTGGATTCAACTGCTCAAACAGAGTTTTTAAAAAACTTAGGAGCAGAACAATTTGCAACAATTGTTGCACAAATGGATATTGATGATGCAACAGATTTAATTATCAGACTACCTGAAGCTGAAAAGTCTTCATTACTAAGAGCACTTCCAGATCCAATACAACTAGCTCATGTTCAAGAACTTATTCACTATCCTTCAGAGTCTGCTGGTGGAATTATGTCTACTGATTTTTTAAGATTAAGATCAGATATGACCATTCATCTTGCATTAAATTTTATACGGAGGCAAGCTGCTGAGTACAAAGCAACGATTTATTATTTATATGTTGTTGACAACAGTAACAAACTTGTTGGTGTAATTGGTTTAAGAGATCTTATATGTGCACCGCCAGGTGATCTTGTTGGAAACCATATGAGTACAGAAGTTATTACTTGTAAAGTAACAGATGATCAAGAAACAGTAGCAAAAGCAATATCAAAATATGACTTAATTGTTATTCCAGTAATTGATGAAGGGGATAACTTAAAAGGTGTAGTAACTATTGATGATGTTGTAGATATCTTAAAAGAAGAAACTACAGAAGATATTTATCAAGGATCAGGTATTAGTGATGTTTTTCCATCGGATGAATTAATTTCCGGAAAAGTAACATATGCAGTTAGAGCAAGGTTGCCGTGGCTTTTTATAACATTAATTGGTGAAGCAATAGCTGCATTTGTAATTGCATCATTCGATAAAACAATTTCAAGTGTACCTATTGCTATTTCATTCATGCCTCTACTATCAGGGCTTTCAGGTAATGTTGGAGGACAAACTGCAACAATAATAGTACGCGGGTTAGTTACTGGTGATATTGAACTAAAAAATACTATTAAACATATTTTTCATGAATTAAAGATTGGTGTTTTACTTGGCTCTGTTTGTGCTTTACTTACAGGTTTAATTGCATGGCAACAACATAGCTTGCCGGCATTAGGTATTGTAGTAGCTTTTGCATTAATATGCTCTATGATACTAGGTGTATTGCTTGGCACAATTTTCCCGATTTTTTTGCAATTCCTTAAAAAGGATCCAGCTACTGCAAGCTCGCCAGTAATTACTACTTTGCTAGATATATTAACTTTTACTTTTTATTTAAGTGTTATCTCTATTGTAATAAGACATTTACGTTGA
- a CDS encoding NYN domain-containing protein, with protein MESRLNPIGDNSRGRVAIFIDGNNLFHAARTIGIEIDYAKLLRLLCNCGSLLRAFFYTGVDENAAKQQGFLLWMRRNGYRVVQKELKIFPDGTKKANLDVEIAVDMLGLCGHYETAILVSGDEDFAYAVNAVAYKGARVEVAGFRNNTSPKLIDVADRFIDLDSLIPFIVKEPDSEEQKAAIAAAKANGLLFMDEEVLQTVRERTSPFIGKKNIAQSTTQESKSI; from the coding sequence GTGGAATCCCGATTAAATCCAATTGGAGATAATTCAAGAGGCAGAGTAGCCATTTTTATTGATGGTAACAACTTATTTCATGCTGCTAGAACGATAGGTATTGAAATAGATTATGCGAAGTTATTAAGACTACTTTGTAATTGTGGTTCTTTACTTAGAGCATTTTTTTATACAGGGGTTGATGAAAATGCAGCCAAGCAACAAGGGTTTTTGCTTTGGATGAGAAGAAATGGTTACAGGGTAGTTCAAAAAGAACTAAAAATTTTCCCTGATGGTACCAAAAAAGCAAATTTAGATGTTGAGATTGCAGTAGACATGCTTGGTTTATGTGGTCATTATGAAACAGCAATATTAGTAAGCGGCGATGAAGATTTTGCATATGCAGTAAATGCAGTAGCATACAAAGGAGCTAGGGTTGAGGTAGCAGGATTCAGGAATAATACATCACCAAAACTTATAGATGTAGCAGATAGATTTATTGATCTTGACAGCTTAATTCCTTTTATAGTTAAAGAGCCTGATAGTGAGGAGCAAAAAGCAGCTATTGCAGCAGCAAAAGCAAACGGCCTTTTATTTATGGATGAAGAAGTATTACAAACTGTTAGAGAAAGGACCTCACCGTTTATTGGTAAAAAGAATATAGCTCAAAGTACTACTCAGGAATCAAAATCGATTTAA
- a CDS encoding methionine--tRNA ligase: MTVAKENNTFYITSPLYYVNDVPHIGSAYTTIACDCIARYKRLKGYDVCFLTGTDEHGQKIYRAAKSQNLNPKDHCDKIAGEFERLWKLLNIKYDKFSRTTSKKHYSIVQEFFNRVFKNGDIYEANYEGLYCEACEDFKFEKDLDPLKNCPIHKQKVQEYKEKNYFFALSKYQNKLLKHLNENPDFIQPSYRRNEVLGWIKEGLKDFPISRQSVSWGIPVPIDVKQTIYVWFDALLGYISGLLNDAEEVEIENTIKKYWPCSVHVIGKDILRFHAVYWPCMLMSCGLPIPEKVFGHGFLTKDGEKMGKTTGNIIDPYELVKEFGADAVRFYFLREVTFGKDGDFSRENFINRINSDLANNLGNLLNRTLNLVNKNFSGVIEEPKIKNYLGLKDKRIFTIKEYEKHMEKLELKEALDIVWQLVDSTNKAFNDFEPWKLVKVGKTEETKSCLYETLVILGNISILINPFIPETSLKIYSQLGYDKLNEHNEWINLSKEEELKLVFKVKEGKQVFPRLDIEI; encoded by the coding sequence TTGACAGTGGCTAAAGAAAATAACACGTTTTACATTACATCTCCTCTTTACTATGTAAACGATGTACCTCACATTGGTAGTGCTTATACAACAATTGCATGTGATTGCATTGCACGTTATAAAAGACTTAAAGGATATGATGTTTGTTTTTTAACAGGTACAGATGAACATGGTCAAAAAATTTACAGAGCAGCTAAATCACAAAACTTAAACCCAAAGGATCACTGTGACAAAATAGCTGGGGAATTTGAAAGACTATGGAAGTTGTTAAATATAAAATATGATAAGTTTTCTAGAACAACATCAAAAAAACACTACAGCATTGTTCAGGAGTTTTTTAATCGTGTTTTTAAAAATGGAGATATATATGAAGCTAATTATGAAGGGTTATATTGTGAAGCATGTGAGGATTTTAAATTCGAAAAAGATTTAGATCCTTTAAAAAACTGCCCAATACATAAACAAAAAGTTCAAGAATACAAAGAAAAAAATTATTTTTTTGCTCTTTCAAAATATCAAAACAAACTTTTAAAACATTTAAATGAAAACCCTGACTTTATACAACCTTCCTATAGAAGAAATGAAGTTTTAGGCTGGATAAAAGAAGGACTAAAAGATTTCCCAATATCACGCCAGTCAGTTAGCTGGGGGATTCCAGTACCAATTGATGTTAAACAAACTATATATGTTTGGTTTGATGCTTTACTTGGCTATATATCAGGTCTTTTAAATGATGCTGAAGAAGTAGAAATTGAAAATACAATTAAAAAATATTGGCCTTGTTCAGTTCATGTTATTGGAAAAGATATTTTACGTTTTCATGCGGTTTATTGGCCATGTATGTTAATGTCCTGTGGTTTACCTATTCCAGAGAAAGTATTTGGTCATGGTTTTTTAACTAAAGATGGTGAAAAAATGGGAAAGACAACTGGAAATATTATTGATCCTTATGAGTTAGTTAAAGAATTTGGAGCTGATGCAGTTAGATTTTACTTTCTAAGAGAAGTAACTTTTGGAAAAGACGGCGACTTCTCAAGAGAAAATTTTATAAACAGGATTAACTCTGATCTTGCAAACAATTTAGGAAATCTTTTAAATAGGACTTTAAATCTAGTAAATAAAAATTTTAGCGGGGTAATAGAAGAACCAAAAATAAAAAATTATTTAGGATTAAAAGATAAAAGAATTTTTACAATTAAAGAGTATGAAAAGCACATGGAAAAATTAGAACTAAAAGAAGCATTAGATATAGTCTGGCAGCTTGTAGACAGCACAAATAAAGCTTTTAATGATTTTGAGCCGTGGAAGCTAGTAAAGGTGGGCAAAACCGAAGAAACAAAAAGTTGTCTTTACGAAACCTTAGTAATCTTAGGGAATATAAGTATTCTAATTAATCCTTTCATCCCCGAGACAAGCTTAAAAATATATAGCCAACTTGGGTATGATAAACTAAATGAACATAACGAATGGATAAACTTAAGCAAGGAGGAAGAACTAAAATTAGTTTTTAAAGTCAAGGAAGGAAAGCAAGTTTTTCCAAGGCTAGATATAGAGATATAG
- a CDS encoding cell division protein SepF, translating to MSILEFIKGIWYRDMKEVDVYNPQDFDELWKTEEQDSISPSHSTSHISNLTSNNFQSRGNIKVIDHPSLTPQSEVVVIEPRSFDEALDIVEELRCRRSVVLNLQYLDTEQSQRVVDFLSGATHALDGHQQRVGQGVFIFAPNNFTLSTESNEARALKDAFWGRSKEREQQKLQEQYQYAEPVKKSSIF from the coding sequence TTGAGCATTTTAGAATTTATAAAAGGGATTTGGTATAGAGATATGAAAGAGGTTGATGTATATAATCCTCAAGATTTTGATGAACTGTGGAAAACTGAGGAACAAGACTCAATTTCACCCAGTCATTCTACAAGTCATATTTCAAATTTAACATCAAATAACTTTCAAAGCAGGGGGAATATAAAAGTGATTGATCATCCAAGTTTAACACCACAAAGTGAAGTAGTAGTTATTGAACCCAGGTCATTTGATGAAGCACTGGACATTGTTGAAGAATTACGTTGTAGAAGATCAGTTGTTTTAAATTTACAATACCTGGATACAGAACAATCTCAAAGAGTTGTTGATTTTCTATCAGGTGCAACACATGCTTTAGATGGACATCAACAAAGAGTTGGTCAAGGTGTATTTATTTTTGCACCTAATAATTTTACTTTAAGTACAGAATCAAATGAAGCTCGTGCTTTAAAAGATGCTTTTTGGGGACGTAGTAAAGAAAGAGAACAACAAAAATTACAAGAACAATATCAATATGCTGAGCCAGTAAAAAAATCTTCGATCTTTTAA